From the genome of Thauera chlorobenzoica:
CGAAAGCCCGCAAGGCGCGTGCAAAGAAGGCCGCAGCCGAGCCGGCCGCCGCGCCCGCGCCCGTGGTCGAGGCCCCGGTCGCAGCCCCCGAGGTCGCCGCGCCCAGGCCCCGCAGGACGCGTGCGAAGAAGGCCGCCGCCGCGCCGGTCGCTGAAGCGCTAGAATCCGCGACCCCGACTCCGACCGCCGCGCCGGCCCGACGTGCCGGGCGCAAGACTTCCGCAAAGGGCACCGACCGTGGCTAAAGCACCCGAGAACGCACCCACCCGCCTGATCTACGGCTTTCATGCCGTCTCCGCCAAGCTGCGTCATGCACCCGATTCGGTGCTGGAAATCCATCTCTGCGCTGACCGCAAGGACGCCCGGGTGAAGAAGTTCATCGCCCAGGCCGAGGCCGCCGGGGCGCGCATCACCCAGAGCGAAGGCGACAAGCTCGACGGCCTGGTCGGCACCCGCCGCCACCAGGGCGTGGTCGCCAAGGTCGACGCCACCCGGCGCGAGATCAAGCTCGCCGACGTGCTCGACGGCCTCGACGAGAACGCCCTGATCCTCGTCCTCGACGGCGTGCAGGACCCGCACAACCTCGGCGCCTGCCTGCGCGTGGCCGATGCCGCCGGCGCGCACGCGGTGGTCGCGCCCAAGGACCGCGCCGTCGGCCTCAACGCCACCGCGGTCAAGGTCGCCAGCGGCGCCGCCGACATCGTGCCCTACGTCACCGTCACCAACCTCGCGCGCGCGCTGCGCGAAATGCAGGAGGCCGGCGTGTGGGTGATCGGTGCCGCCAGCGAGGCCGACAAGACGCTCTACGACATCGACCAGAAGGGGCCGGTCGCCTGGGTGCTCGGCGCCGAAGGCGACGGCCTGCGCCGGCTCACCCGCGACACCTGCGATGCGCTCGCCCGCATCCCGATGCACGGCAGCGTCGACAGCCTGAACGTGTCGGTGGCGAGCGGCATCTGCCTGTTCGAGGCCCGCCGCCAGCGCGCCTGAGCGGCTGTTAAACTGCACGCTCTGCTTCGAGGTGCCCGCGTCGTGTGCGGGAGAATCGGGAAGGCGGTTCGAATCCGCCGCGCGCCCAGCGCCGTAACGGGGATTGTCCGGGCAAGGCCATGTCCAGCCACTGGTCCGCGAGGACCGGGAAGGCGCCCGGACGAGACGATCCGCAGCCGGAAGACCGGCCCCGAAGCGTTTTATGCAGCCGCCTGGTCGGCGGCTGGCCACTGCTCGACGACAAGGGGAATACTTCATGAGCAGCCCTGCACAATCCATCCAGACCAATCCGCAATTCAGCGCCGAGGAACGCGCCGCGGTGTACCGCGCGATCCACACCCGGCGCGACGTGCGCGGCCAGTTCCTGCCCGATCCGGTGCCCGACGAGGTCCTCGCCCGGGTGCTCACCGCCGCCCATCACGCGCCTTCGGTGGGCTTCATGCAGCCGTGGGACTTCATCGTCGTGCGTGCGCCCGAGGTCAAGCAGAAGGTGAACCAGGCCTTTCGCCTCGCCCACGCCGAAGCCGAGCTGATGTTCGAGGAAGGCAAGCGCGCCACCTACCGCAAGCTCAAGCTCGAAGGCATCCTCGAAGCCCCGATCAACCTGTGCGTCACCTGCGACCGCCGCCGCAACGGCCCGGTCGTGGTCGGGCGCACCCACATCGCCGCGATGGACCTCTACAGCTCGGTGTGTGCGGTGCAGAACCTGTGGCTGGCGGCGCGCGCCGAAGGGCTGGGGGTGGGCTGGGTCAGCATCTTCCACCAGCAGGCGCTGCGCGACGCGCTCGGGATCCCGCGCGAGATCATCCCGGTGGCCTACCTGTGCATCGGCTACGTCAGCCACTTCTACGACCGCCCCGAACTCGAGGCCGCCGGCTGGCTGCCGCGCCTGGCGCTCGGCGAGCTGCTCCATTTCGATCGCTGGCAGGGTGAGGCCGACGCCGCCGGCACCGCGCTGCTCGCCCGTCTCGACGACGCCGACCCTGCCCGCGGCTGATCCGCCGCCCCTGCAGGGCCGCCCGAGCGCCACGGAGGGCCGCGCCAGCGGGCCCCTCCGGCCGTCTTTGCGGCGCTGCACAAGTACAGTGCGCGGGCCGTTTTTGCTGCACTGCCGCTGTGCGCCGCCCGGCGCACAGGCCTTGAAATTTTCTCCCTGAATCCCCGGAAGCCGCTGGATCGTCCGCTTTCGGGAAGTTGGCACGTTTGATGCTGTGGAACAGCCGAGGACATTGTCCGGCTTGCTGCGCCAGCGTCCATCGTTCCAGCCCTGCGGAGAAAATCATGAAAAAGCTCAACCTCGTCCTCGTCGGCAATGGCATGGCCGGCGTGCGCACCCTCGAAGAGCTGCTCAAGCTCGCGCCCGACCTGTACGACATCACCGTGTTCGGCGCCGAACCGCACGGCAACTACAACCGCATCCTGCTGTCGCCGGTGCTCGCCGGCGAGATGACCCTGCCCGAGATCATGCTCAACGACCTGGCCTGGTACCGCGAGCACGGCATCACCCTGCATGCGGGCAGGACGGTGACGAAAATCGACCGTGTGCGCCGCCGTGTCATCGCCGAGGCCGCCGACGGCAGCGTCACCGAGGCCGGCTACGACCGCCTGCTGCTGGCCACCGGCTCCACCCCCTTCATTCCGCCGATCCCCGGCAACGAGCTGCCCGGGGTGCTCGGCTACCGCGACATCGCCGACACCGAGGCGATGATCGAGGCCGCCGCCAGGTACCGTCACGCGGTGGTGATCGGCGCCGGGCTGCTCGGCCTCGAAGCGGCCAACGGCCTCATGCTGCGCGGCATGGATGTCTCCGTGGTGCACCTCGGCGAGTGGATCATGGAGCGCCAGCTCGACCGTGCCGCAGCCGACATGCTGCAGTCCTCGCTCGAAGCGAAGGGCATGAAGTTCCTCCTCGCCCGCCACACCGAGGCGCTGCTCCCTGCCCGCGGCGAGGGCGTGGAGACCCCCGCGCGCGTCGGCGCGGTGCGCTTCAAGGACGGCATGGAGATTCCCGCCGACCTGGTGGTGGTCGCGGCCGGCATCCGCCCCAACTACGCCCTCGCCGAAGCGGCCGGGCTGTACTGCGGCAGCGGGCGGGTGCGCGGGATCCACGTCTCGGACACGCTGCAGACCGTCACCGACCCGCGCATCTACGCGGTCGGCGAATGCGTCGCCCACCGCGGCGTGGCCTACGGCCTGGTGGCGCCGCTGTTCGAGCAGGGCAAGGTGTGCGCCAACCACCTCGCCAATTTCGGCATCGGCCAGTACCGCGGCTCGGTGACCTCGACCAAGCTCAAGGTCACCGGCATCGACGTGTTTTCCGCCGGCGAGTTCGCCGGCGGCCCGGGCACCGAGGAGATCGTGCTCCACGACAAGCAGGGCGGGGTGTACAAGCGCGTCGTGCTCAGGGACGACCGCATCGTCGGTTCGGTGCTGTACGGCGATACCGCCGACGGCTCGTGGTACTTCCAGCTGATGAAGGACGGCCAGGACATCCATGCCATTCGCGACCAGCTGATGTTCGGCCACTCATTTGGCAGCACTCAGCTCGGCGACACCGGGCACAAGGGCGAGAACCGCGCCGCGAGCATGCCCGACAGCGCCGAGGTGTGCGGCTGCAACGGCGTGTGCAAGGGCACGATCGTCAAGGCGATCAAGGAAAAGGGCCTGTTCACCCTCGACGAGGTCAAGCAGCACACCAAGGCGGCATCGAGCTGCGGTTCGTGCACCGGCCTGGTCGAGCAGATCCTCGCCTCCACCGTCGGCGGCGCCTACCAGGCGGTCAGTGCGCACGACAAGGCGGTGTGCGCCTGCACCGAGCTGTCGCACGGCCAGGTGCGGCGCGCGATCCGCGAGCACAAGCTGCTGACGATTGCGGACGCGACCGCCTTCATGGAGTGGAAGACGCCCGACGGCTGTGCGACCTGCCGCCCGGCGCTCAACTACTACCTGGTGTCGACCTGGCCGCATGAGGCCAAGGACGATCCGCAGAGCCGCTTCATCAACGAGCGCGCCCACGCCAACATCCAGAAGGACGGCACCTTCTCGGTGGTGCCGCGCATGCTCGGCGGCATCACCACCCCCGACGAGCTGCGCCGCATCGCCGACGTCGCCGAAAAGTACCGGATTCCGACGGTGAAGGTGACCGGCGGCCAGCGCATCGACCTGCTCGGGGTCAGGCGCGAGGACCTGCCCAAGGTGTGGAAGGATCTCGGCATGGCTTCCGGCCACGCCTACGGCAAGAGCATCCGCACGGTGAAGACCTGCGTCGGTGCCGAGCACTGCCGTTTCGGCACCCAGCGCTCGATGGCGATGGGCGTCGACCTGGAGAAGATGCTGTTCGGCATGTGGAGCCCGCACAAGGTCAAGCTCGCGGTCTCCGGCTGCCCACGCAACTGCGCCGAGGCCGGGATCAAGGACATCGGCGTGATCGGGGTCGATTCCGGCTGGGAGCTGTATGTCGCCGGCAACGGCGGGATCAAGACCGAAGTCGCCCAGTTCCTGTGCAAGGTCGCCACGCCCGAAGAGGTCATGGAGTATTCGGCGGCCTTCCTCCAGCTCTACCGTGAGGAGGGCTTCTATCTCGAGCGCACCGTGCACTACGTGCACCGCGTGGGCCTCGAGCATGTCAAAAAGCGCGTCGTCGAGGACGCCGAAAACCGCCGTGCGCTGCATCAGCGCCTGCTGTACGCGGTGCAGGACTACGCCGATCCGTGGGCCGCGCGCGCCGCCGACGACGCCGAGGCCGCGCTGAAGACCCCGTTCGAAACCCTCCACGCCTGAAGGACCCGTGATGACGCTCGACACCCCCCTGGACACGCCGCGCGCCGCCGCCACCGAAGGCGAATGGAAGGCGATCTGCGCGCTCACCGACATCCCGCGCCTGGGCGCCCGCGTGGTCGCCTCCCGTCACGGCGACATCGCCATCTTCCGTACCGCCGCGGACGAAGTCTTCGCCATCCACGACAAGTGCCCGCACAAGGGCGGGCCGCTGTCGCAGGGCATCGTCCACGGCCGCGAAGTCACCTGCCCGCTGCACGGCTGGAAGCTCGCCCTCGACAGCGGCGAAGCGCTCGCGCCCGACGTCGGCTGCAGCAAGCCCTTCGCGGTGAAATTGGTCGCGGGGCAGGTCCTGCTCAGGAGCTGAATCCCGCTGCCGGGAACGCACGCCGCGCCGCGGGCCGTTCCCCTTTTCCCGTTTCCCCATCCACACAGGCCATGCCGCTCGCCGGCACGGCACGGCGGCGTGCTGCCTGCAGTCCTGCTGCGCAATCCAACTCCGGGAGTTTTCTCATGGACCGAAAAGCCTTCCTCCACGCCGGCCACCCGCCCACCCTGCTGGCGGCCTTCCTCTACTTCGATCTGGCCTTCATGGTGTGGGTGCTGCTCGGCCCGCTCGGGGTGCAGATCGCCGCCGACCTCGGCCTCGACCACGCGCAAAAAGGCTTCATGGTGGCGCTGCCGGTGCTCGCCGGCGCGATCCTGCGTTTCGTCATGGGGGTGCTGGTCGATCACCTCGGGCCCAAGCGCAGCGGCGCCGTCGGCCAGCTGATCGTCATCGGCGCGCTCGCCGCGGCGTGGTGGTTCGGGATCACGAGCTACCACCAGGTGCTGCTGCTGGGCTTCTTCCTCGGCTTTGCCGGCGCCTCGTTCGCGGTCGCCCTGCCGCTCGCCTCGCGCTGGTATCCGCCGGAGCACCAGGGCACCGCGCTGGGCATCGCCGGTGCGGGCAACTCCGGCACCGCGCTCGCCGCGCTGTTCGCCCCCGGGCTGGCGCTTGCCTTCGGCTGGAACAACGTCTTCGGCCTGGCGCTGATTCCGCTGGTGCTGGTGTTCGTGTTCTACCTCGTGGTCGCCCGCGATGCCCCCGAGTGCCCGCCGCCGAAGCCGCTCGCCGACTATTTCAAGGTGCTCAAGGACCGCGACGCGTGGTGGTTCATGTTCTTCTACGCGGTCACCTTCGGCGGCTTCGTCGGTCTCGCCTCCTCGCTGACGATCTACTTCAACACCCAATACGGGCTGGACGCGAAGACCGCGGGCTACTTCACCGCGGCCTGCGTGTTCGCCGGCTCGGTGGTACGCCCGATCGGCGGCGCGGTGGCCGACCGCATCGGTGGTATCCGTACCCTGAGCGCGATGTACCTGATCGCCGCGACCTTCCTCGCCCTGGTCAGCTTCGCGCCGGCGGCGGCGTGGATGGCGCTCGCCGGCTTCGTCGCCGCGATGCTGGCGCTGGGCATGGGCAATGGCGCGGTGTTCCAGCTCGTGCCGCAGCGCTTCCGGCGCGAGATCGGGGTGATGACCGGGCTGGTCGGCATGGCCGGCGGCATCGGCGGCTTCTACCTGGCGTCCTCGCTCGGCTACGCCCGCCAGGCGAGCGGCAGCTACCAGGCCGGCTTCCTGGTCTTCGCCGCGCTCGCCGTGTTCGCGCTGCTCGGGCTGACCCTGGTGAAGGCACGCTGGCGCACCACCTGGGGCGCTGCGCACCTGACGTCGGCAAGGATCTGAGTCCATCATGCCCGAGGTCCGCCTTGGCCACGCCACCCACGCCGGGCCGCGGCCGCACAACGAGGATTTCGTTGCCGCGGCGGCACCCGAGGGGGCCGAGCGCGAGCACAAGGGCGTGCTGCTGGCGATCGCCGACGGTGTCGGCGGCCATGCCCACGGCCGCGAGGCCGCGGAATACACCGTGCGCGGCCTGCTCGCCGACTACTTTTCCACCCCCGACACCTGGAGCGTGGAGAAGTCGCTCGCCGCCGTGCTCGCCGCCGCCAACCGCTGGCTGCTGGCGCAGGCGGCGCGCACCGCCGAATATGCCGGAATGGCGACCACGCTCACCGCGCTGGTGCTGCGCGGGCGGCGTTTCCACCTCGCCCACGTCGGCGATGCGCGCGCCTACCTGTGGCGCGACCAGACCCTGCTGCGCCTGACCGAAGACCACACCTGGCCGCACCCCGAGCTGAGCAACGTGCTGCGCCGCGCGCTCGGCCTGGAGAAGCACCTGCTGGTCGACTTCGACGACGGCGAGCTGGCCGCCGGCGACCGCTTCGTGCTCGTCACCGACGGGGTGTGGAATGCGCTCGGCGACGGCGGAATCGTGGCCGTGCTGCGGCGCGTTGGCGACCCCCAGGCGGTGGCCGATGCGCTGGTCGCGGAGGCGCTGCGCGCCGCCACCAGCGACAACGCCAGCGCGCTGGTGGCGGAGGTCGCCGCGCTGCCCGCGGCCAGCCTGCGCGACCGCTTCGCCGATGGCCGCCGCCGGGCGCTGCCGCCACGGCTGAAAGCGGGCGAGGTAATCGATGGCCTGCGGGTCGAGTCCCTGCTCCACGCCTCGCGCCTGAGCCTGCTCTACCGCGTGCGCCGGGAGGCGGATGACGCGCTGCTGGTACTGAAGACCCTGCTGCCCGAGTTCGACCGCGACGAGGAGGCTCGCCGCGCCCTGGTGCACGAGGAGTGGCTGGCGCGGCGGGCGCCGGAGCAGGGCTTTCCGCAGGTCGTGGACCATGCCGCGCGCGCACACCTGTATTACCTGATGCGCTGGCACGCGGGCGAGACGCTGCAGGCGGCGCTGGCGCGTGGCCACCGTTACCGGGTGGCGGAAGTGGTCGATCTCGGCTGCACCCTGTTGCGCCATCTTGGTGCGCTGCACCGCCTCGGCATCGTGCATCGCGACCTCAAGCCCGACAACCTGCACGTGGACCGTGACGGCCGGCTGCGCCTGCTCGATCTGGGGGTAGCCGCCGCCGACGGCGAGGAACTGTGCGAGACCGGCACCCCCGGCACGCCGTCCTACATGGCGCCGGAGCTGTTCGCCGGGCAGGTCGCGGACGAGGCTTCCGACCTCTATGCCTGCGGCGTCGTGCTCTACGAACTGCTGACACGGCACTACCCCTACGGCGAGATCGAGCCCTTCCAGCATCCGCGCTTCGGCGATCCGCTGCTGCCCACCCGTTACCGTCCGGACACGCCGGCCTGGCTCGAGGCGGTGCTGCTGAAAGCCTGCGCGCGCGCGCCGGGGCAGCGCTTCGAGACCGCCGGGGAGTTCCGCCTGGCGCTCGAGCGCGGTGCCCAGCACCCGCTCGCGACCCCGCGGCGGACGCCGCTGGTGGCGCGCAATCCCGGACTGGCATTGAAACTGCTTCTAGTGGCTTCGCTGCTGCTCGACATCGTCTTGCTCTACCTGTTGAGCCGCGCATGAACCCTCCCCGTGCGGGGGCGGATAGACCTTGACGACCATCAACGAGGCGGACCATGACCCCAGCAAACCCGGAGACATCCGGCCGCGACGCCGTTGCGGACACGCCGGCGCTTGCGCCGCCGCGCCATGAAACCCGTGCCACCTGTGCCTACTGCGGGGTGGGCTGTGGCGTGATGATCGAGCACGACGGCACACGCATCACCGCGGTGCGCGGCGATCCCGCGCATCCTGCCAACTTCGGCCAGCTGTGCACCAAGGGCGCGAGCCTGCATCTGAGCGCCGGCCTCGACACCCGCCTGCTGTACCCGGAGTACCGCGCCACGCGCACCGAGCCGCGCCGGCGCATCCGCTGGGACGCGGCGATCGATGCCGCCGCCCGGCGCTTCGCCGGGATCATCGCCGCCCACGGCCCGGATGCGGTCGCGTTCTACATCTCCGGCCAGCTCCTCACCGAGGACTACTACGTCTTCAACAAGGCGATGAAAGGGCTGATCGGCAGCAACAACATCGACACCAACTCGCGCCTGTGCATGTCGAGCGCGGTCGCCGCCTACAAGGCCACCCTGGGTGCGGATGCGCCGCCGTGCTGCTACGAGGACTTCGACCATGCCGACACCATCCTGATCGCCGGCGCCAACCCGTCCTATGCCCACCCGGTGGCCTTTCGCCGCATCGAGGAAGCGAAGGCGCGGCGCCCGCAGATGAGGCTGATCGTCGTCGACCCGCGCCGCACCGACACCGCGGCGGCGGCCGACCTGCACCTGGCGGTGCTGCCCGGCACCGACATCCGGCTGTTCGAGGCGATGCTCCATGTGCTGCTGCGGGAGGGCATGCTCGATGAGGCCTGGATCGCCGCCCATACCGAGGGCTTCGAAGCCTTGCGCGCCCATGTGGCCGAGCTCAGCCCCGCGGTCGCCGCCGAAGTGTGCGGCGTCGGGGCGGACGACATCGTCACCGCGGCGCGCTGGTGGGGGCAGGCGCCGGCGGCGCTGTCGCTGTGGTGTCAGGGGTTGAACCAGTCGATCCACGGCACCGACAATGGCACGGCGCTGATCGCACTGTCGCTCGCCACCGGCAAGATCGGCCGTCCGGGCTGCGGCCCGTTCTCGCTCACCGGCCAGCCCAACGCGATGGGCGGGCGCGAAGTCGGCGGCCTGGCCAACCTGCTGCCGGCCCACCGCGACCTCGCCAACCCCGCGCACCGCGCCGAAGTGGCGCGCCTGTGGGGCATCGACCGCGTGCCCGACACGCCCGGCCTGAGCGCGGTGGAACTGTTCGAGGCGGTGCGGGCGGGCAAGGTGAAGGCGGTGTGGATCGCGTGCACCAACCCGGCGCAGTCGCTGCCGGAGCAGGCGCGGGTGCGCGAGGCGCTCGCCGCCTGCGAGTTCGTCGTCCTCCAGGAGGCGTTCCGCAGCACCGAGACCGCCCCGTTCGCCGACCTGATGCTGCCGGCGACGACCTGGGGCGAGAAGGACGGCACGGTGACCAACTCCGAGCGCCGCATCAGCCGCGTGCGCCCGGCGCTGCCGGCGCCGGGCGAGGCGCGCGCCGACTGGCGCATCGCGCGCGACTTCGCGCGCGCGCTCGGGCCGCGCATCGGCAAGCCGCAGGCCGCGCGCCTGTTCGCCTACGAGCGTGCGGAAGAAGTCTTCGCCGAACATGCCGCCACCACCGCCGGGCGCGATCTTGACATCACCGGCCTGAGCTACGCCCTGCTCGATGCCGCGGGGCCGCAGCAATGGCCGTTTCCGGCCGGAGCGCGGGTCGAGGAGGACGCCGCGCGCGTGCGCCTGTACGCCGACGGCTGCTTTCCCACGGCGAACGGCCGCGCCCGCTTCGTCGTCCCCGGCCGCGCGCTGACCGCGGAAAAGATCGATGCGCGCTATCCGCTGCACCTGACCACCGGGCGCCTGCGCGACCAGTGGCACGGCATGAGCCGCAGCGGCAAGGTTGCCCGCCTGTACGGCCATGTCGACGAGGCCCGCATCGAGCTCCATGCCGACGACCTTGCGGTGCGCGGGCTGCACGACGGCGAACTGGTCCGGGTCGCCAGCCGCCGCGGCGAGCTGGTGCTGCGCGCGGTGGTCTCGCCCGACATGCGCAAGGGCCAGGCCTTTGTCGCCATGCACTGGGGACGCAAGGTGCTCGGCTCGGCCGGCGTCAACCTGCTCCTCGGTGCCGATCTCGATCCATTGTCGAAACAGCCCGAGCTCAAGCATGCGGCGATCCGCATCGACAAGGCGGTGCTGCCGTTCCGGGCGCTGCTGATGCGTGCCGAGCGCCCCGGGCGCACCGCGGCGGAGGACGCCGAGGCGCTGTCGCCGTGGCTGGAGCGCTTCGCCTACGCCTCGCTCGCGCTCGCCGGGCGCGAGCATCCGGCGGTGGTGATGCGCATCGCCCACGACCGGCCGATTCCGCCCGCCTGGCTTGGCGAACTGGATGCGCTGCTCGGGCTCGGGAGCGATGACGCCCTGTCCTATGCCGATGTCCGGCGCGGCATCAGCAAACGTGTGCTGATCGAGGGCGACCGCCTGGTCGGGCTGCGTCTGGTGGGCGAGAGCGCTGCCGCTGCGTGGCTGAGTGAGCTGATCGTCGAGCGCCGGCCCGCCGCCGAGCTGCGGCGCTGGCTGCTGGCGCCGCTGGCAGCACCGCCAGCGCAGGCGAAGCTGCGCGGGCG
Proteins encoded in this window:
- the bluB gene encoding 5,6-dimethylbenzimidazole synthase, with protein sequence MSSPAQSIQTNPQFSAEERAAVYRAIHTRRDVRGQFLPDPVPDEVLARVLTAAHHAPSVGFMQPWDFIVVRAPEVKQKVNQAFRLAHAEAELMFEEGKRATYRKLKLEGILEAPINLCVTCDRRRNGPVVVGRTHIAAMDLYSSVCAVQNLWLAARAEGLGVGWVSIFHQQALRDALGIPREIIPVAYLCIGYVSHFYDRPELEAAGWLPRLALGELLHFDRWQGEADAAGTALLARLDDADPARG
- the nirD gene encoding nitrite reductase small subunit NirD; this translates as MTLDTPLDTPRAAATEGEWKAICALTDIPRLGARVVASRHGDIAIFRTAADEVFAIHDKCPHKGGPLSQGIVHGREVTCPLHGWKLALDSGEALAPDVGCSKPFAVKLVAGQVLLRS
- a CDS encoding nitrate/nitrite transporter, with amino-acid sequence MDRKAFLHAGHPPTLLAAFLYFDLAFMVWVLLGPLGVQIAADLGLDHAQKGFMVALPVLAGAILRFVMGVLVDHLGPKRSGAVGQLIVIGALAAAWWFGITSYHQVLLLGFFLGFAGASFAVALPLASRWYPPEHQGTALGIAGAGNSGTALAALFAPGLALAFGWNNVFGLALIPLVLVFVFYLVVARDAPECPPPKPLADYFKVLKDRDAWWFMFFYAVTFGGFVGLASSLTIYFNTQYGLDAKTAGYFTAACVFAGSVVRPIGGAVADRIGGIRTLSAMYLIAATFLALVSFAPAAAWMALAGFVAAMLALGMGNGAVFQLVPQRFRREIGVMTGLVGMAGGIGGFYLASSLGYARQASGSYQAGFLVFAALAVFALLGLTLVKARWRTTWGAAHLTSARI
- a CDS encoding bifunctional protein-serine/threonine kinase/phosphatase, with protein sequence MPEVRLGHATHAGPRPHNEDFVAAAAPEGAEREHKGVLLAIADGVGGHAHGREAAEYTVRGLLADYFSTPDTWSVEKSLAAVLAAANRWLLAQAARTAEYAGMATTLTALVLRGRRFHLAHVGDARAYLWRDQTLLRLTEDHTWPHPELSNVLRRALGLEKHLLVDFDDGELAAGDRFVLVTDGVWNALGDGGIVAVLRRVGDPQAVADALVAEALRAATSDNASALVAEVAALPAASLRDRFADGRRRALPPRLKAGEVIDGLRVESLLHASRLSLLYRVRREADDALLVLKTLLPEFDRDEEARRALVHEEWLARRAPEQGFPQVVDHAARAHLYYLMRWHAGETLQAALARGHRYRVAEVVDLGCTLLRHLGALHRLGIVHRDLKPDNLHVDRDGRLRLLDLGVAAADGEELCETGTPGTPSYMAPELFAGQVADEASDLYACGVVLYELLTRHYPYGEIEPFQHPRFGDPLLPTRYRPDTPAWLEAVLLKACARAPGQRFETAGEFRLALERGAQHPLATPRRTPLVARNPGLALKLLLVASLLLDIVLLYLLSRA
- a CDS encoding nitrate reductase; the encoded protein is MTPANPETSGRDAVADTPALAPPRHETRATCAYCGVGCGVMIEHDGTRITAVRGDPAHPANFGQLCTKGASLHLSAGLDTRLLYPEYRATRTEPRRRIRWDAAIDAAARRFAGIIAAHGPDAVAFYISGQLLTEDYYVFNKAMKGLIGSNNIDTNSRLCMSSAVAAYKATLGADAPPCCYEDFDHADTILIAGANPSYAHPVAFRRIEEAKARRPQMRLIVVDPRRTDTAAAADLHLAVLPGTDIRLFEAMLHVLLREGMLDEAWIAAHTEGFEALRAHVAELSPAVAAEVCGVGADDIVTAARWWGQAPAALSLWCQGLNQSIHGTDNGTALIALSLATGKIGRPGCGPFSLTGQPNAMGGREVGGLANLLPAHRDLANPAHRAEVARLWGIDRVPDTPGLSAVELFEAVRAGKVKAVWIACTNPAQSLPEQARVREALAACEFVVLQEAFRSTETAPFADLMLPATTWGEKDGTVTNSERRISRVRPALPAPGEARADWRIARDFARALGPRIGKPQAARLFAYERAEEVFAEHAATTAGRDLDITGLSYALLDAAGPQQWPFPAGARVEEDAARVRLYADGCFPTANGRARFVVPGRALTAEKIDARYPLHLTTGRLRDQWHGMSRSGKVARLYGHVDEARIELHADDLAVRGLHDGELVRVASRRGELVLRAVVSPDMRKGQAFVAMHWGRKVLGSAGVNLLLGADLDPLSKQPELKHAAIRIDKAVLPFRALLMRAERPGRTAAEDAEALSPWLERFAYASLALAGREHPAVVMRIAHDRPIPPAWLGELDALLGLGSDDALSYADVRRGISKRVLIEGDRLVGLRLVGESAAAAWLSELIVERRPAAELRRWLLAPLAAPPAQAKLRGRIVCNCLDVAEADIAAAIAGGDDFQALQQKLRCGSSCGSCVAEIRRMLRASGR
- the rlmB gene encoding 23S rRNA (guanosine(2251)-2'-O)-methyltransferase RlmB, coding for MAKAPENAPTRLIYGFHAVSAKLRHAPDSVLEIHLCADRKDARVKKFIAQAEAAGARITQSEGDKLDGLVGTRRHQGVVAKVDATRREIKLADVLDGLDENALILVLDGVQDPHNLGACLRVADAAGAHAVVAPKDRAVGLNATAVKVASGAADIVPYVTVTNLARALREMQEAGVWVIGAASEADKTLYDIDQKGPVAWVLGAEGDGLRRLTRDTCDALARIPMHGSVDSLNVSVASGICLFEARRQRA
- the nirB gene encoding nitrite reductase large subunit NirB; its protein translation is MKKLNLVLVGNGMAGVRTLEELLKLAPDLYDITVFGAEPHGNYNRILLSPVLAGEMTLPEIMLNDLAWYREHGITLHAGRTVTKIDRVRRRVIAEAADGSVTEAGYDRLLLATGSTPFIPPIPGNELPGVLGYRDIADTEAMIEAAARYRHAVVIGAGLLGLEAANGLMLRGMDVSVVHLGEWIMERQLDRAAADMLQSSLEAKGMKFLLARHTEALLPARGEGVETPARVGAVRFKDGMEIPADLVVVAAGIRPNYALAEAAGLYCGSGRVRGIHVSDTLQTVTDPRIYAVGECVAHRGVAYGLVAPLFEQGKVCANHLANFGIGQYRGSVTSTKLKVTGIDVFSAGEFAGGPGTEEIVLHDKQGGVYKRVVLRDDRIVGSVLYGDTADGSWYFQLMKDGQDIHAIRDQLMFGHSFGSTQLGDTGHKGENRAASMPDSAEVCGCNGVCKGTIVKAIKEKGLFTLDEVKQHTKAASSCGSCTGLVEQILASTVGGAYQAVSAHDKAVCACTELSHGQVRRAIREHKLLTIADATAFMEWKTPDGCATCRPALNYYLVSTWPHEAKDDPQSRFINERAHANIQKDGTFSVVPRMLGGITTPDELRRIADVAEKYRIPTVKVTGGQRIDLLGVRREDLPKVWKDLGMASGHAYGKSIRTVKTCVGAEHCRFGTQRSMAMGVDLEKMLFGMWSPHKVKLAVSGCPRNCAEAGIKDIGVIGVDSGWELYVAGNGGIKTEVAQFLCKVATPEEVMEYSAAFLQLYREEGFYLERTVHYVHRVGLEHVKKRVVEDAENRRALHQRLLYAVQDYADPWAARAADDAEAALKTPFETLHA